A stretch of the Sulfurimonas sp. HSL-1656 genome encodes the following:
- the napH gene encoding quinol dehydrogenase ferredoxin subunit NapH — MKYLILRRMLQVGLLTLYGAANWYGYTAILQGNLSASLLLQRVPLSDPFAVLQMLSAGAALSTTVLIGAVIIFVFYAVIGGRAFCSWVCPVNMVTDAANWTRRKLGISQVQKRVYMSRNMRYWVLGISLILSALTGVAAFEMISPISMAHRGIVFGMGFGGAALLVIFLFDLFVHEHGWCGHICPLGGFYSLISRFSLIRVFHDAEKCTACMKCKEICPEKEVLHMVARSSESVVMGECTNCGRCVEVCEDDALNFSIRKLAKQAKEKS, encoded by the coding sequence ATGAAATATCTGATTTTGCGCCGGATGCTCCAGGTCGGTCTGCTGACGCTTTACGGTGCGGCCAACTGGTACGGATACACGGCAATCCTGCAGGGAAATCTGAGTGCGTCACTGCTGCTTCAGCGTGTGCCGCTTTCCGATCCGTTCGCGGTATTGCAGATGCTTTCGGCGGGTGCGGCGCTTTCAACGACCGTACTCATCGGAGCGGTGATCATTTTTGTTTTTTACGCCGTGATCGGCGGACGGGCTTTTTGCAGCTGGGTCTGTCCGGTCAATATGGTCACGGACGCGGCCAACTGGACACGGAGAAAACTGGGGATATCCCAGGTGCAGAAGCGGGTTTATATGAGCCGGAACATGCGTTATTGGGTACTCGGGATTTCCCTGATACTCTCTGCGCTGACAGGCGTTGCAGCGTTTGAAATGATCAGTCCGATCTCGATGGCGCATCGCGGCATCGTGTTCGGTATGGGGTTCGGCGGTGCAGCACTTCTGGTGATCTTTCTGTTCGACCTGTTCGTCCATGAACACGGATGGTGCGGTCATATCTGCCCGCTGGGCGGGTTTTATTCGCTGATCAGCCGTTTCTCTCTGATCCGGGTCTTCCATGACGCGGAGAAGTGTACGGCCTGTATGAAGTGCAAAGAGATATGCCCTGAAAAAGAGGTGCTGCATATGGTTGCGAGAAGCAGCGAAAGTGTAGTGATGGGTGAGTGTACAAACTGCGGAAGGTGTGTTGAAGTCTGTGAGGATGATGCACTGAACTTTTCAATTCGCAAACTTGCGAAACAAGCAAAGGAGAAGTCATGA
- the napG gene encoding ferredoxin-type protein NapG, with product MKNEQLSDRRKFLLTMARGVGLSAMGALVWTAYVEEVKAAPLVLRPPGAQNEADFLKSCIKCGLCVEGCPYDTLKLAAPGDTLPMGTPFFTPREIPCYMCEDIPCVPVCPTGALDANKVQSDFEGEMFWDIKKIDIGVAIVDPKACIAFWGIQCDACYRACPLMDQAIKLEYEQNERTGKHAYLKPVVVPDVCTGCGMCEHACVTEKAAITILPRGVVEGHAGSHYVKGWDKKDQERVKSAKGGTTVTERSQEKAIDSLNDMGDLLE from the coding sequence ATGAAAAACGAACAGCTGAGCGACCGTCGTAAATTTCTTCTGACCATGGCGCGGGGTGTAGGCCTCAGCGCGATGGGTGCATTGGTATGGACTGCTTATGTGGAAGAAGTCAAAGCGGCACCGTTGGTGCTGCGTCCTCCCGGTGCGCAGAATGAAGCCGACTTTTTGAAGTCCTGTATCAAATGCGGCCTCTGTGTCGAGGGGTGTCCTTACGATACGCTCAAGCTGGCAGCTCCCGGTGATACATTACCGATGGGAACACCGTTTTTCACCCCTAGGGAGATCCCCTGCTATATGTGTGAAGACATCCCCTGTGTCCCGGTCTGTCCCACGGGCGCGCTGGACGCAAACAAAGTTCAAAGTGACTTCGAAGGAGAGATGTTCTGGGACATCAAGAAGATCGACATCGGGGTTGCCATCGTCGATCCGAAGGCCTGCATCGCCTTCTGGGGAATCCAGTGCGATGCCTGCTATCGGGCCTGTCCATTAATGGACCAGGCCATAAAGCTGGAATATGAGCAAAATGAACGGACGGGGAAACATGCCTATTTAAAACCGGTTGTTGTCCCAGACGTCTGTACAGGCTGCGGGATGTGCGAACATGCCTGCGTTACGGAAAAGGCGGCGATTACCATCCTGCCGAGAGGTGTTGTCGAAGGACATGCCGGCAGTCATTACGTCAAAGGCTGGGATAAAAAGGACCAGGAACGCGTCAAATCGGCTAAAGGCGGCACGACGGTAACGGAACGCAGTCAGGAAAAAGCGATCGATTCGCTGAACGATATGGGGGATCTGCTCGAATGA